Proteins found in one Lates calcarifer isolate ASB-BC8 unplaced genomic scaffold, TLL_Latcal_v3 _unitig_4382_quiver_2758, whole genome shotgun sequence genomic segment:
- the LOC108899116 gene encoding LOW QUALITY PROTEIN: protocadherin gamma-A11-like (The sequence of the model RefSeq protein was modified relative to this genomic sequence to represent the inferred CDS: inserted 1 base in 1 codon) yields the protein MDHKGQSLLSFVFGFALFVHMTTADLSYSVPEEMRAGSIVGNIAKDLGLEVGKLFTRKARIDTEESYQHYCDIDLKTGNFVINERIDREELCGEKVSCMLKFELVLESPLELHRISVHIHDINDNSPVFPKDTVKLEIRESAIKGARYRVNEAHDADIGQNLVKQYSLQNNGHFVLSVLDDTDGSKSVELVLDKELDREKEHDLNFMLIAVDGGSPQRSGTATIHVTVLDANDNAPVFDRAVYKASLHENAALDTVVVVVSASDADEGINGEVTYEFSRISEKAKKVFSLNSKTGEIKVTGPLDFESNSKYEMRIDAKDGYGLSSDSKVMIDITDVNDNAPVIFMKSLINAIPENVSPGTEXGIINVQDRDSETNGQVRCSIQQNVPFKLVPSIKNYYSLVTTGQLDRELVSDYNITITTTDEGFPPLSSSKTVQLSVADINDNPPVFEEQSYSAYVTENNKPGSTLCSVSARDPDWRQNGTVIYSLLPGEVNGAPVSSYLSVNGDTGVIHAVRSFDYEQFRSFKVHVMARDNGSPPLSSNVTVSVFISDVNDNSPQILYPGPVGNSFMTELVPKAAHGGSLVSKVIAVDADSGQNAWLSYHIVKSTDPGLFTIGLHSGEIRTQRDISESDSMKQNLIVSVKDNGQPSLSATCSMYLLISDNLAEVPELKDISYDEKNSKLTSYLIIALVSVSTFFLTFIIIILGVRFCRRRKPRLLFDGAVAIPSAYLPPNYADVDGTGTLRSTYNYDAYLTTGSRTSDFKFVTSYNDNTLPADQTLRKSPSDFVEAFQDSFEPLECCATKAV from the exons ATGGACCACAAAGGACAGTCGTTGCTGAGTTTTGTCTTCGGCTTTGCTCTTTTTGTCCACATGACCACTGCAGACCTCAGCTATTCTGTTCCAGAGGAGATGAGGGCTGGATCCATTGTTGGAAATATTGCCAAGGATCTCGGACTTGAAGTAGGGAAATTATTCACTCGTAAAGCCCGTATTGATACCGAGGAAAGCTACCAGCATTATTGCGATATTGATCTAAAGACGGGAAATTTTGTCATCAACGAAAGGATTGATAGAGAGGAGCTGTGTGGGGAGAAGGTTTCGTGTATGCTTAAATTCGAATTAGTCCTAGAGAGCCCTTTAGAGCTGCACCGCATTTCAGTGCACATCCACGATATTAATGATAATTCGCCCGTTTTTCCAAAGGATACAGTAAAACTGGAAATTCGCGAATCAGCCATTAAAGGAGCTCGATATCGTGTCAACGAAGCACATGATGCGGACATTGGACAAAATCTAGTAAAACAATACAGTTTACAAaataatggacattttgttttatctgttctAGACGATACCGATGGATCTAAAAGCGTCGAGTTGGTGTTAGATAAAGAGCTAGACCGTGAAAAAGAGCACGATTTGAATTTCATGCTGATCGCAGTTGATGGTGGCAGTCCACAAAGATCAGGAACTGCCACTATACACGTGACTGTGCTGGATGCTAATGATAACGCGCCGGTGTTTGACCGGGCCGTTTACAAAGCCAGTCTACACGAAAACGCTGCCCTTGATACTGTTGTTGTAGTCGTAAGTGCCAGTGATGCAGATGAAGGAATCAATGGGGAGGTGACATACGAATTTAGTCGTATTTCAGAAAAGGCTAAAAAGGTTTTCTCCCTGAATAGTAAAACTggagaaataaaagtcacaggACCCCTTGATTTTGAGAGTAATTCTAAATATGAAATGCGCATCGATGCCAAAGATGGTTATGGACTTTCATCTGATTCTAAAGTCATGATTGATATCACTGATGTTAATGATAATGCTCCAGTGATATTTATGAAATCACTGATTAACGCCATACCCGAGAACGTGTCACCTGGTACAG GTGGCATCATTAACGTGCAGGACAGAGACTCTGAAACAAACGGACAGGTCCGCTGCTCCATTCAGCAAAATGTCCCTTTTAAATTAGTTCCTTCtattaaaaactattattcTCTGGTGACCACAGGACAACTGGACCGTGAACTAGTGTctgattacaacattacaatcacTACTACTGACGAGGGCTTtccacctctgtcctcctctaaaactgttcagttatctgtagctgacatcaacgacaacccacctgtgtttgaggaacagtCCTACAGCgcatatgtgacagaaaataacaaacctggCTCCACTTTATGTTCCGTCAGTGCTCGAGACCCCGACTGGAGACAAAACggtacagtgatttattctctgttacCTGGTGAGGTGAACGGTGCCCCGGTGTCCTCCTATCTGTCTGTTAACGGAGACACAGGGGTGATCCACGCTGTGAGGTCGTTTGATTATGAACAGTTCAGGAGCTTTAAAGTCCACGTGATGGCCAGAGACAacggttctcctcctctcagcagcAACGTGACCGTCAGTGTCTTCATATCGGATGTGAACGACAACTCTCCTCAGATACTGTACCCCGGCCCGGTGGGCAACTCCTTCATGACCGAGCTGGTCCCCAAAGCTGCACACGGAGGCTCCCTGGTGTCGAAAGTGATAGCGGTGGACGCGGACTCcggacagaatgcctggctgTCCTATCATATAGTCAAATCGACTGATCCGGGACTTTTCACTATTGGTCTCCACAGCGGAGAGATCAGGACACAGCGGgacatttctgaatctgacagcatgaaacagaatcttattgtgtcagtgaaagataacggacagccctctctctctgccacatgctccatgtatttacttatttctgataACTTGGCTGAGGTGCCAGAACTGAAGGATATTTCTTATGATGAGAAGAATTCAAAACTGACCTCTTACCTGATCATCGCGCTGGTATCTGTGTCCACCTTTTTCCTgactttcattatcatcattctgGGTGTGAGGTTTTGTCGCAGGAGAAAGCCCAGACTGTTGTTTGACGGAGCAGTCGCCATCCCCAGCGCTTATCTCCC